A genomic window from Yarrowia lipolytica chromosome 1D, complete sequence includes:
- a CDS encoding uncharacterized protein (Compare to YALI0D11836g, similar to uniprot|P38176 Saccharomyces cerevisiae YBL089W Hypothetical 57.1 kDa protein possible amino acid permease) encodes MTQAEPSSRQSTDMQYGSVHSEPLEPVSSAYQATGTIMSSVINLVNTIVGAGILAMPFALRQNSLFLGVFLIIMSGSLSGFGLFLQGRCAFYAPARQASFFALASQTYPSLSVIFDIAIAVKCFGVGVSYLIIVGDLMPQVVQSLFNPGDNTQFIVSREFWILASVAIVVPLSYLRKIDSLKYTSLVALISVGYLIVLVVAYYLFSDISSTRAPISLFKPAKISNVLSCFPIIVFAFTCHQNMFSIVNELQHRTAANINRVVATSISFSAFCYCLVGVTGYLSFGNIVSGNIVSMYPSSVATEIARFCIAFMVVLSYPLQCHPCRASLDHTYSWFQSSGFVKSLAHKVSWSRLPSSEEEMVHPTSGGQPGSMTTARFGIVTTIIVVASYITALTVESLELMLAFVGSTGSTSISFILPGLFAYKLIGADASNSEDWLKWSGLALCLYGVLVMIVSLGINIYLLL; translated from the coding sequence ATGACCCAAGCGGAACCCTCGTCGCGGCAAAGCACAGACATGCAGTACGGATCCGTTCACTCAGAGCCGCTGGAGCCGGTATCTTCGGCCTACCAAGCCACAGGAACCATCATGTCGTCGGTGATCAACCTGGTGAACACCATTGTTGGCGCGGGCATTCTGGCCATGCCGTTTGCGCTGAGGCAGAACTCGCTTTTCCTGGGCGTCTTTCTCATTATCATGTCCGGCTCTCTGTCGGGCTTTGGTCTTTTCCTCCAGGGCCGATGTGCATTCTACGCTCCCGCTAGACAGGCGTCCTTCTTTGCGCTGGCATCCCAGACCTACCCGTCGCTGAGCGTCATCTTCGACATTGCCATCGCCGTCAAGTGTTTCGGTGTTGGCGTCTCGTACCTCATCATTGTGGGCGACCTCATGCCCCAGGTGGTGCAATCACTGTTCAACCCCGGAGATAACACGCAGTTTATCGTGAGCCGCGAGTTTTGGATTCTGGCGTCCGTCGCCATCGTCGTTCCGTTGTCGTACCTGCGAAAAATCGACTCGCTCAAGTACACGTCGCTGGTAGCGCTCATCTCTGTGGGCTATCTCATTGTGCTGGTGGTGGCCTACTACCTCTTCTCGGACATTTCCTCCACCCGCGCTCCCATCTCGCTCTTTAAGCCCGCCAAGATCTCCAACGTGCTATCTTGCTTCCCCATCATTGTCTTTGCATTCACCTGCCACCAGAACATGTTTTCCATTGTCAACGAGCTGCAGCACCGAACCGCCGCCAACATCAACCGAGTCGttgccacctccatctccttctcggccttctGCTACTGCCTCGTTGGAGTCACGGGCTACCTGTCCTTCGGAAACATTGTGTCTGGAAACATTGTGTCTATGTACCCATCGTCTGTCGCCACTGAGATTGCTCGTTTTTGCATTGCGTTCATGGTGGTTCTGTCATACCCGCTACAATGCCACCCCTGCCGAGCCTCGCTGGACCATACCTATTCGTGGTTTCAGTCCAGCGGATTTGTCAAATCTTTGGCACACAAGGTGTCCTGGAGCAGACTTCCGTCttcggaagaagagatggtTCACCCTACTAGCGGCGGCCAACCCGGTTCCATGACCACCGCACGGTTTGGAATCGTAACCACTATCATTGTGGTAGCCAGTTACATCACCGCTTTGACTGTGGAGTCGCTGGAACTCATGCTGGCGTTTGTGGGAAGCACAGGCTCCACGTCCATCTCGTTCATTCTGCCCGGTCTATTCGCCTACAAGCTGATTGGAGCAGACGCGAGCAACTCAGAAGACTGGCTCAAATGGTCCGGCCTGGCATTGTGTCTGTACGGAGTTCTTGTCATGATTGTCTCGTTAGGCATCAACATCTACCTGTTGCTCTGA
- a CDS encoding uncharacterized protein (Compare to YALI0D11858g, uniprot|Q8NJX0 Yarrowia lipolytica Integral peroxisomal membrane peroxin), translating to MFRRLTGSQSESSIYGLVNDSQTSMGTMDYANELASQLDMLLKKDKPLSTDDSASVASSSAASRTSWLGPSIPRHSRHFVDALYDKVILPKLKKSIIGDVDSDLGSAVATPTGSGSRRGSFSTIRALDISEEPFSESDISVFDDSVSVASTASSEPFRISQHNPPKPVFDPEAHEAGPELSIPLLLRNIAELSKRAGGVMKTQTVVLKAIQWQNPCLSISCIFIYTAMCLYPGIVFVLPGLLFMYGIMAPAYAEKHPLPKEYRPSPWTVKNEFDMAADDDTSIRAAQIKRIKAAEKKPVDVKKSMKNFQNATTNLIKALDKLESFLSGPAGFANESLSALIFLLIGFAMIGTFFLSAFIPWKALQIGAGWGVIIAGHPTLLKRIVAILDELEKSDDEEKPKESPVIAILQKVQKKEFINDEPPQGETVEIFELQRQGLTPRQWDSWVFTSLVYDLGSSWRQAKKRPPGAPFLGDVEAPEGWLFSKMHDWEVDMNPNEWVGERGLGRCTEMDNDEWVYDVEKGVRGEWRRRRFIRTAFKESTVPKELLGLV from the coding sequence ATGTTCCGACGACTCACTGGATCGCAGTCGGAATCGTCCATCTACGGCCTGGTAAACGACTCCCAGACGTCCATGGGAACCATGGACTACGCCAACGAGCTGGCGTCCCAGCTGGACATGTTGCTTAAGAAGGATAAGCCCCTCTCCACAGACGATTCTGCCAGTGTGGCATCTTCGTCAGCAGCTTCTAGGACGTCGTGGCTCGGACCATCCATCCCACGCCACTCCCGGCACTTTGTCGATGCCTTGTACGACAAGGTGATTCTtcccaagctcaagaaaTCGATTATCGGAGATGTCGATTCGGACCTCGGCTCGGCCGTGGCCACACCCACGGGCTCGGGATCGCGACGAGGGTCCTTCAGTACGATCCGGGCCTTGGACATCTCGGAGGAGCCCTTTTCCGAGTCGGATATCTCCGTTTTCGACGACTCTGTATCTGTTGCCTCTACCGCGTCCTCCGAGCCGTTCCGAATCTCGCAACATAACCCCCCCAAACCGGTGTTTGACCCCGAAGCCCACGAGGCCGGTCCTGAATTGAGTAtcccgctgctgctgcgaaaCATTGCCGAGCTCAGCAAGCGAGCCGGAGGCGTCATGAAGACCCAGACCGTGGTTCTCAAGGCCATCCAGTGGCAGAACCCATGCCTATCCATCTCCTGCATCTTCATCTATACCGCCATGTGCCTGTACCCCGGTATTGTCTTTGTGCTGCCTGGTCTGCTCTTCATGTACGGCATCATGGCTCCAGCCTACGCCGAAAAACATCCTCTGCCCAAAGAATACCGTCCCAGCCCGTGGACGGTCAAAAACGAGTTTGACATGGctgccgacgacgacacgTCGATCCGAGCCGCACAAATCAAGCGAATCAAGGCCGCTGAAAAGAAGCCTGTAGACGTTAAGAAGAGTATGAAGAACTTCCAGAACGCCACCACTAACCTGATCAAGGCGCTTGACAAGCTCGAAAGCTTCCTGTCAGGACCCGCGGGATTTGCCAACGAGTCTCTCTCTGCTCTCATTTTCCTTTTGATTGGATTTGCCATGATTGgcactttttttctgtcGGCCTTCATCCCCTGGAAGGCTCTGCAGATTGGAGCTGGCTGGGGAGTCATTATTGCCGGCCATCCTACGCTTCTCAAGCGAATCGTGGCTATTttggacgagctggagaagtctgacgacgaggagaagcccaaggagtCCCCTGTTATTGCTATTCTGCAAAAggtgcagaagaaggagttcATTAACGATGAACCTCCTCAGGGAGAGACGGTCGAGATCTTTGAGCTTCAGCGACAGGGCTTGACTCCCCGACAATGGGACTCTTGGGTGTTCACATCCTTGGTTTACGACCTGGGTTCTTCCTGGAgacaggccaagaagcggCCTCCTGGGGCACCCTTTTTGGGCGACGTTGAGGCCCCTGAGGGATGGCTGTTCTCAAAAATGCATGATTGGGAAGTGGACATGAACCCCAATGAGTGGGTTGGAGAGCGAGGGCTGGGACGATGTACGGAGATGGACAACGACGAGTGGGTCTAcgatgtggagaagggaGTGAGAGGAGAGTGGCGGCGACGACGGTTCATTCGAACCGCTTTCAAGGAGAGCACCGTTCCCAAGGAGTTGTTGGGCCTGGTTTAA